A region from the Diadema setosum chromosome 13, eeDiaSeto1, whole genome shotgun sequence genome encodes:
- the LOC140236777 gene encoding uncharacterized protein produces the protein MTLLVICWMSTTRTGHQHCVPGLRDQPVVKVSTCTQTESEASDKPRATTAEDLPAGSSVQIRLELPRTQELGQPVDTSTPRRAPLRRGVLFSPINSKTLLNQVRPRWRRSPGIKSMSWPSRT, from the exons ATGACTTTGCTGGTCATCTGCTGGATGTCCACCACTCGCACTGGGCATCAGCACTGTGTGCCAGGATTGCGGGATCAACCCGTTGTGAAAGTTTCTACATGCACTCAGACTGAGTCAGAAGCCTCTGATAAGCCAAG AGCAACTACTGCTGAAGATCTACCTGCAGGAAGCTCTGTCCAGATACGTCTCGAACTCCCAAGGACTCAAGAATTGGGCCAGCCGGTAGATACTTCAA CTCCTAGGAGAGCTCCTCTGCGCAGAGGAGTGTTGTTTTCACCGATCAACTCTAAGACCCTCCTGAACCAAGTCAG GCCAAGGTGGAGGCGCTCACCAGGGATCAAGTCAATGAGCTGGCCATCACGAACTTGA